DNA from Pseudocitrobacter corydidari:
GAGTGCGGTTTCCGGACTGGCAATGAAAAATAACGACGTCATCGGCACTCACAGGCAGTGTGGCTCCCTGCTCAATGGCGCTTAACGGAAGCGGTTGAGCCTGGGCAATATGTTCACGGGCAAATTCATCCGCATCGCGGATATCAACCAGCTTTGCGCCTTCATGAAGGTACTTCAGCGCCTGCCGGGGGGAAAGCATCTCGATTGTCATTATCTTATACCTTGTGCAGGGGTGTTCCTATCTTAATGTATATGCAGGTAAATAACGAGCGTGCGTGCTGCGGACTATTTTGCATTAGTGATTAATATCAAAATCAAAATAACCATGGTTCGAATTTTAACGCTTAGTAAGATCATGATTTAGCCACGTTATGGCTATGGTTAATATTCCTAATAGGAATATTCTTACTTAATGTAAATATTGAAAGCTTGTGGATGAATATTATTCACTTCAAAGATCAATTTTATGTTAATTGTCAGTGTTTATTAACCATTTTGTTAATTTTAATGATATGCGTTGTAATTCGTAAATCATTCGTTGATATCCTCATTTCAACATGTCATTCGTATTTAACGATTAACCTGGAAATGTTTAAATTCCGCAACGCATAGACCACATAATTTGTTGTTGCAATTCGTGCTACTGCCGATATTATTTATTCGCAGGCCTAATATGTTCATCGGGTCTGACACTCAATAAAGTCGATATTGTTCGGTTGAGAAAACTGAGATAAAGACTGTGCATAATATCCTACCGATGGAACGACGATTAACTTCAACACGGAAGAACTGGCGATATCGCCTGGCATTTTTTGCTTCGCGTATACCGCATTGGATAGCCGTCAAAGAAGAGAGAAATAAAATGAAATCGCAGTTCCGTATTATGGCCGTTGTTATCGCGGCTCTGGCATCAGGTACCACGCTTTCCGCTATTGCCAACAACATGACCACTATCGTGCCCGCGGCTGATGGTACTCAGGGCGCAGGTGGGCAGGTGAATTTTACCGGGGAAATTACTGACGCCGCGTGCGATATCGACACCAATAGTACCAATCAGGTGGTCGATCTGGGTAAGTGGGCAAGCAGCTACTTTAAAGCAACCGGTACGGAAACCACCAAAACGCCTTTCCATATCAATGTGAAAGATTGCCCGTCTTCAGTGAGCAAAGTTTCTGTACTGTTCGATGGCACGCATGATGCCAATGAAAGCGATCTTCTGGCGATTAATGGTGATGCGACAGGCGTCGGCATTAAGCTGATTGAAGCGGATGAAACCACGCAGGTTAAACTGGGGACGATTTCCAAAAAGTATCTAATTGATGCGGGTGAGAATGGCGAGGCAGGTACCGCCGATCTGTTGTTCTATGCCGATTATCGCGCCACCGCCGATACCGTCACGGCAGGTAACGCTGACGGCGTGACCAACTTCGAAATGGTTTACAACTAAGTCGAATCTGAGCAGGGGATTTCTCCTGCTCATTAATCCTTTCTCGTTTCCCCTGACAAATGATTGCTATTTATGAAACGTATTATCGCAGGCGTTGCTCTTTCATTCTTATTGGTTACTGCTGCTAAGGCGGGCGTCGTCGTGGGGGGAACCCGCGTAATATATGAGGAAGGGAAGCGTGAGGCTTCTATTTCGGTGACGAATGCTGATACCCACACGCCGTATCTGGTGCAATCCTGGGCGGAGAATTTTAACGAAAATGATAAACGCCCGGTGCCCTTTATTGTTACGCCACCGTTGTTCCGCCTTGATCCTGAAAAAAGAAATATGCTGCGCATCAGCTTTACCGGTATGGAGTTGCCGCATGATCGGGAGTCCGTATTCTGGTTGAATGTGAAGACTATTTCGCCATCCCAAAAAGGGGATGTGAATAAGTTACAGGTAAATATTAAATCTAAATTTAAGATTTT
Protein-coding regions in this window:
- a CDS encoding fimbrial protein → MKSQFRIMAVVIAALASGTTLSAIANNMTTIVPAADGTQGAGGQVNFTGEITDAACDIDTNSTNQVVDLGKWASSYFKATGTETTKTPFHINVKDCPSSVSKVSVLFDGTHDANESDLLAINGDATGVGIKLIEADETTQVKLGTISKKYLIDAGENGEAGTADLLFYADYRATADTVTAGNADGVTNFEMVYN
- a CDS encoding molecular chaperone, with translation MKRIIAGVALSFLLVTAAKAGVVVGGTRVIYEEGKREASISVTNADTHTPYLVQSWAENFNENDKRPVPFIVTPPLFRLDPEKRNMLRISFTGMELPHDRESVFWLNVKTISPSQKGDVNKLQVNIKSKFKIFYRPSDLAGAPEKAWQQLQFHTTGNQLVVNNPTPYYVSLFSVSVAGKEVDEPGMVAPMSSLTWPISGSGTVKWRAINDFGGITDVAQQ